A segment of the Bos taurus isolate L1 Dominette 01449 registration number 42190680 breed Hereford chromosome 19, ARS-UCD2.0, whole genome shotgun sequence genome:
AGTAGGATAAATGAGTTGGGAAGAAAAGAACCATCCGTACATAACATTTAAAACAGAAGGCTTCATGTTAGTTTAAATACTTCTCTAAGAAGACAAGgtacatgactttttaaaaatcacaaatttgAAGCAGGACTTAGTTGCTGATTTGAATTATAGCCTGGGACTGGCAACGTATGCCCCTCCTTTGCTTCaaaaaaagtgtaagaaagaGTGATGAGATCAACATTCACCATTCTTGGATCTTCAGCAAATTCAGGATCTATGTAGAAAAATACTGGCATATCTACTTCCTCTTGTGGATTAAGCCTTTGTTCTTCAAAGCAGAAGCACTAAAAGTTATAGAAAAGTATTCATTAATTAGTATTTCTATTCTGCTACCTAGAATAGAAACTGTGCTTCATTTATTGGCTTTAATAAGCATACTGTTAATTATAATCTTTAAATTCTATGATAGGATAACAGCATCTTTCATCTCTGAGTTTTGCTTTTAAAGATAGAGAATCAGCAAATTCTTCTAATCTTAAAAAAACTGATATCCATATAGTTTGGCTCTCAACCTCTGCATAATTATTATaagcaatgaaaaaaatagtttgaattttaaaataaatgaactttcAAAAATTTGTATCTTCTAAAAAAACACTGCAGTAAATTTAGTAGCAAACAATCTCATGTACTTTTATCACATTCTATAACATTTGCATTTAGTTATAcctgtattttattgaagtactgTCCAGCTTCAAATGGTACAACATTGTATGTAGAAATTCCGATTACTGGTTTGTCAGTAGGATTCTTAGCTTTATAAAACGCCAGTGCTGTCTCTCCTGGCACTACCTGTTTTAAGGAAAATACACATTATCAACACTTTAAATCTTACAAATCTGCACTCCATActaaattagtattttcatttcagACCATAATGCCTAATCTAATTTTAAGAGTCAGCAAAATAAATTGAAGATCAAGAACATTTGATCTTCAAATGTTACTTGCATGTCAGTGGAGAACCATTGCTCTACACATATATTACGGATTGTTCTCTTATATGTCTGAAGTCTTGAAGTGATAAGCTGCAGATGAAGTTATTTAAAATGTGTCCAAGAACAGCCAAGTCTTCTTAACACTTACCCTGAATATTATATAAACTGACTAAAGATTCTGTTTAGAAAAAGGCTTCCGTTCTCTTGGtgactcagacgataaagaatctgcctacagtgcaggagacctggattcaatccctgggttggaaagatcccctagagaaagaaatggctacccactctagtattcttgcttggagaattccatggacagagcacgGTAGCGGGCtatatacagtccacggggttgcaaagagttggacatgactgagcaactttcacttcactttttagaGAACGTTACCAACCTTAAACTTAGTTTACAACCAGAGTAAATTATATGTATGaccaaaataaaacaactaaatagaaattttatttagCCAGAAAGCACTAATACTTTTGAGAGAAAATAATGGATAAAATAAATCGCAAGCTTTAAAGTATTTGGACACTGACTAGTGTCCAAAGGATGCTGTCACATGTACCAGATTAGCCACTAATACCTTGTATACTACTGTGTGACTGGAATTAATACTCAGAACCACAATCTTTAACACCCTCAATCACTGAAGAGATTCAGTCAGGATTACTAACCCGGGAAAGCACTAACATTCATAGAGTTTTCCAATAAGAGTTACAATTAAACTTTTCTGGTTATTCCTCAGTTCATGAGGTAATTTCAGTTAAATCTTCTAGGCAAGATATTAGGCAACTTTTAAGGTGCATAGTCTTTCTGAGCTAGAATATAACTTTTTAGTATGATTACTTCAAAAatccttaaatttattttaagagatagggatgctgctgctgctgctgctgctatgtcacttcagtagtgtccgactctgcgaccccatagacagcagcccaccaggggattctcgtccctgggattctccaggcaagaacactggagtgggttgccatttccttctccaatgcatgaaagtgaaaagtgaaagtgaagttgctcaatcgtttctgaccctagcgaccccatggtctgcagcctaccaggctcctccatccatgggattttccaggcaagagtactggagtggggtgccattgccttctccgagagagaGGGATATTTTGATGTAAACCAGTAAACTACTTTCCAGCGTAACCAATGTTTTCCAACAGTTTCTTATATCATCTCTACCTGGGGTAAATAagtttaagtgttagtcactcagttgtgtctgactctttgaaaccccagtgactgtagcccgccaggctcctctgttcatgggattctccaggcaagaaagaatactggagtgggtagccattcccttacaggggatcttcccaacccagggatcaagcccaggtctcccgcattgcagacatattttttactgtctgacaCACCAGGACAGCTGTTCCTACTCTCAAGATTGGTGACCAGAGAACTTTTTAGTGAACTCTTAATATGATTCTAATAAAAATAGGACATTTTCCATTGGTCCAAAGTAACTTTTATTATGACGCCATGTAACTTAAAAGAATACCTTGTTACATTAGGTGTAGTGCACTGTCAAAAAGTAGTCTGTGGAAATAAAAGAATTACAGTAATGGAATGTGTCAGTATTCTGAAATTAAGTTCAGATGAATGTTTTCTAAATTGTGAAACAGTAAGTGATGAAAGAATCAATCTTTAAATTGGAAAAAGCAATCTTTTAAACATTGCTTTAAGTACTTACATATATTTCTGTTTGCTGAGGTCTAAAGTTCCACTGGAGACTTGCATGCACATCTGCATTAAAGGTGATTTTAATGATGCGATCCTTAACAGGTACCATGTTTTCAATCTGGTCTGACGCATGACCTGCTACTGCTGATCCTCCAAGTCCAGTAGTCTAGGAAAAGATAACAAGGCATAATATGCTAAACAAAAGTACAGTAGTTTTAGGTGCTGATGACCTATTTACTggatgaaacaaaattttaaaaacaataatccAGTAGCAGCAAGGTTTATATACTATCACTGACCATTTCCTATGAATGTGCTAATGATTTGACCACTTTTTGGGTGTCAAGGGTCTATGTATGTTAAAGTCATATTTTTCTGTAATCACCTGGttgtaaaaatgatcaaaaatgaATCATCTGAAAGAGAATGGACTCTCCACTGATAACAGAGCTCTGAATTTTTAGCTGAACTTTTCATTAAACATCTTTCTCCTTATTGCTAGTATTTCATAATAACTATtatgaatagaaataaaatatacccACAATGCTGTCATTTCAATAAAACTAATTCCATTTTCCACATTCTTATCTGGTCCTTTTCTGTATCATAACTTTTAGTGGACAGATTAGTTTGTAAACTCACTTCTACAGTCTGCTCTCCTCAAGCATCGTTAAGTATTTTGCCATGTTGGTAAAATGTTTCTGtaaatgttttctgtattttttagtaCTGTACAGCTTTTACATAGGTATCATCAGTTAATCAGAGAACCTCTTTGGTCACTCAGTGGACTAATCATAAGGCATCAGGATAATCTGTATCTGACACTTCTTGTCTATCTTCATTGCCATTACTTATTTCCTTATCagagatgcttaaaaaaaaatccttacttCCAGGGTCATCATTCTTCTGATGCTTGAGGTTGCCAGAACTGTGGTCTCCGGATAATTAATCTGTTACTATACTGGGAAAAAAATACCAAATTTGAGGCTATGGAAGACTCCCAGCAAAATACAGTACTACTACCTTAGCTTGTTAAACAAGTCAATCAGCTTCACTAAACTGCCACACATTATGAAACTACATTATAACCCTACGAGACACATCAGAGGGCAAGCCTTTATTTACCCTTGTTTAATCATAGGGCAAGCCTATTCTTCTGTTCAAGAAGGCTACGTTTTAAGATGTAACTTGTTTCTGAACATTCTGAGTCACttgaatgttttctttctgacGGTCTCTGAATACAGTCTTCAAATTAGTGTGATGATTTGCAAAATTAAACAATAGAAAAAGGCCCTGAAAAGAAAATGTCCTGTGCTCCAGTCTAGTTCTGTCACTAAGTAGCTCCAAAAACTCAATTTTACTTTCTTTGTGCTACACTTTCTATACTCATAAAATGAGCTTGGTGTATGAAGTCGTTTACATAATCCCTTATTTTGGGCTCTAAAGTTCTGTGATTccaaaaattaaaagacgttcTTTTGGAAATGTCACTACTGAACATCCAACTGTGATTTAAGTTTAGGATTGCAAACCACAATAGATTTTTACTTTCCTGCCCCGCACTTTCATCCATGTGAATGAAATCTGTCGTTCATTTCAGTTTGGGGCAGGGTTTCATTGGCACTAATGACACTTTGGATaggataattctttgtttttctggcgGGGGTGAGGGATGGGTCTGTTCTCTGCTCTGCCCACTAGGCAGCACGCTCCCCCTTCACCTCCCAGGTTGTGGCAACTAAAATGTCTTCAGATATTGTTAAATATTCCCTGGAAAATAAAATCACCCACCCACCGCCCCCTGCCCATGCCCCGTGGTTGGGGAGATCTACACTAGATGTTTTGGATTCAGTTCTGTTTATGATTTCATCAGTGGTAGTTTGGGGATTTATGCTTGGTCCAGGCTAGCTTGTGATGAACATTAACTCACATTGTACACTCATCCTCCAGCAATCAAGCCACTCCCCCTTCCCATATAAGTgctgatattcagttcagttcagtcgctcagtcgtgtctgactctttgcgaccccatgaatcgcagcacgccaggcctccctgtccatcacgaactcctggagttcactgagactcccgtccatcaagtcagtgatgccatccagccatctcatcctctgtcgtccccttctcctcctgcccccaacctctcccagcatcagagtcttttccaatgagtttaaGAGACTAAAAAGTTCTTTAGAGTCCAGTTTCATTATTATTGGCGATTCCGATGTACAACAAAGTTTGGGAATCAGCTATTACTCACTTAGTGAATGAACCCAAAGTGTAGCTCTCATTCATGGCAcggttttaaaacagaaattcctGGACCCTACCCAGGTCTCctaatcagaatctctggggtagggaagccctgatatgtTTAAGAAGCTCCATGGGTGACCTAATGCCCAAAGCAGCAAACTACTGCTTAAGAACTTAGCAAAACATGGATATGTAACAGGTGAAGTAGCCCTGTGCCTGCAGTTCTCAAACATTAAGTATGCATCACAATCTGCTATGGAACTTATTAAAATACACATTGCTGGGCCCCAGAGTTCCTGATTACCCAGTTCTGGAGTTGGATCCAACAATCTGTACTCAAGTTCCCCTCTCAGGTAATGATGCTGTTGCACTGGAGTTTCTGATCTAAAAGGGAGCTCGGAGGAAGGACATTACAGTTACATATTAACAAACGGGAAAAGCCTCGAAGTCCTAAGTCATCTATACAAAGTCCTAAATCACAGTAGTTTGTACAGATAAAAAGCTACTCCCAGTTGAAGCATAAGTAGGAAGCAACTCCCGTTTCCAGGGTTAACCTTTGCACAGAACCTGTATGTGTTTCACAGAGGGAAAGTATGaacataaattacattttaaaagcaggCAGGCGTGTGAGCAGCAGGAGATGGCTGGATACATGAGTGTAGGCTGCAGACCTTTCGGGTGTCAGCTCTGAGAGCAGGGAATTTCACTCGGCAGTGGGGTCCGGGCAAGAACACAAGAGCTCGAGTTGGACCGGCAGCTCTGTCACTAGCTTTCCTGATGAACTTCAAGGCCCGTTTTCCTCTGGGACAGTCCTCCACCGGGGCCCGCGGAGCCTCGAGGTCTAGGGAGCCTCCCCGGCCCTCCGCCCCTCCAGAAGGGCCGCCCGGCGGGCCGCGCCAGCCCTACCTGGCAGTAGAGCCGGTAAAGGGGCACGGCGGCGTAGGACGCGCCCAGCATGCCCACCGCCGCCGCGGCCATGTAGGTGAGGACCGTCTTGTTCCGCCGCCGCCAGTCCTCCTCCTGCGAGCGCGTGTAGGGGTTCGTGCTCTTCGGCCGCCGAGCCGGCTGCTCCGCCGGGCTCGGGCGCCTCCATGTCCCAAGCCGCCTCAGCCCCTGCTCAGTACCCGCCGGCCCGCTCCTCCCCGGCCGGAGACACGGCTCTGCCCTCTCAGCAGCCCGGGTTGGGCGCCCAAGGTGGCTCCAAGACCACCCGCAGAAAACGACGCGTCTCCAAGCCGGACGCCAGAGCCCTCCCATGACGCCCGGAAAGCGCGTCCGCCTGTCAGGGGCAGGGGGGCGGATCTCGCGAGGCCTCCTCGGTCTCGCGAGCTCTGGGTTGAGCCCGCCGCTGCCTAGGCTACGGCTCTCAGGTAGCCGCTTTTGCGGTCGGGCTACGGAGGCCCGGTGGCCGGGTAAGTTCGCGATTTTGTTAATAACTGTTCCTCCCACTTCGCTTTCCTCCAGTATTTGTTTAACTTACTTTCAGGAAAACGCCTCGCGCTCCTCCGCGTGCACTCCATCATCACATGGCTTGTGTCCCTGAAATTTCCAGCCCCCAGCAGGCTTTGTCTCGCCCTGGCGGCTGCCCGCGGCCGTGTCCCGCGCGGGCCCTTGGTGGCAGGTCCGCTATCGGTGTCCTGGGTTTGGGCTCAAGAATTACCTctcccaggaagccttcctgtgTCAACCACAGCCCGCTTGGACCCTCGCACACCTTTATTTTCTCAGCTCCTGCGAATCGGCTTCTGTTGGTCTCGTGTCCCTTAACCACTTGCCCAGTGAAAATTAACCAGTTCTGGGACGGGAGAGACGTCGTCAGACTGGTTTTTGAGAGGATGGTGACCGGGATGTGAGGATCATTTAAGGAGGGGTTGAAGGGAATGGACTGCTTATCTTGAAAAATAAACGCACGGGGGATATAATAGGTTTTTTCAGTTGTCCTGCAGACCAAGCTGGGGCGGACTGCATAGCCGATTTTGCCGTAATGAAAGGAAGCATCCTGCAAGCAACTATTAGAGATCAGATTCCGAGGTTACACAGGTCTAGATTCATACCCGGGTCCTCACTATGGCCTTGTGTCGTTAGGCCAGTTATTTGACCTCTTTAAAACTTAGCGGCCTtacttgtaaaataaaaatcGTAACAGTATATATGAAGATACTTTATTGCTAATGTCCAGAGTAGTTATAATTATACCCATTTTGTGGATGAAAAAACTGAAATCCTGAGAAGTTAAATGACTTCAAATCattcaacattttatttattgtacTACTGTGGGCCAGACATCGTTCTACCTACTGGGGCTACAGCACagagaaagtcaaagaagatcAGTTATAGAATGTGTCCTTTTACTGAAGGGACTCAGGAGAAAGGCAAGTAACAGATACACAAGAGTTTCAGATAACAATCAGTACAGTGTGATTGAAAGTCAAGAGGAGGGGCACTAAAGAAAGGTCTATTTGAGCTTAGTCCAGGGTGATGATAAGGAGCAACCTACCAATGACAATTCTAAGTCATGCAAAGGCAGGTAGGCAAGAAAGAGCTACTTaccactgaaaaacaaaaaggaggcCAGTGTGTTCCTAGCATTGTGAGCAGGAAGAAGAGTGATAGATGGGTCAGAGCAGGTATACAGGGCCAGGTAATAGAACCTCTTAAGCCACGTccaaggtttatttatttatttatttttttaactggagtatcAAGGGtttgtattttattctaaaaataatatgaagCTTACAAGTGAAATTGgattcccatttttaaaaagatgctggTTTTGGAATGGAGAGTGGACTAAGGGgaagagagcaaaaaaaaaatagaacagttaGGAGGCAATTGCAGTAGTCCAGGTGAGTGATGATGGTCACCTTGAAAGAATAATTGATTAACTTGTGGTCACAGGGCCAGAAAATtacaaaccaaaaaataaaaaaaaagtatcttctgACTCTTCTACTTTGGCACAAAAATTTCAAGATTCTTTGATTCTGAAAATTTATTCTTGTGTTATGAGAATgtttgccagtttttttttttttttttttatctgtaacGACCTTAGTTCTTACACTAGATTGTCATCTCTATTACGTTAAAAcgtgtcatattttaaattccttaCAGCATAGACTCAAACCCCATGCAAATGTTAATGTCACTGAAACCAACAAAGCATTCCCTTTGACTATTCTTTTTTCCAGGCAACCCTTCAATATATCAACAGGTAGCAGCATAAATTTGTCAATAATAATGtctttgttttggatttttgcttATAATTAATTGCAAATGAAATTACTCTTTTCCaaggtacagtaatcttgataGCAGTAGAACAGTGTTGACTGCAGTTCTTAATGAGCCTGAATATGCTTGTGATGTTGCATAAATCATTCTGATAAATAATGCTAAGTAATGGCTTCTACCATGAATGAAATGCGGACACCTTGGGCAAGGCTAGTGCAGCCCTTTCCTGGAGGTAGAGATGTTTATTTCAAACTTAAAACATCAGGGACTGGACTGATATCTCAGACTTGGCACATTTAATTTGTAATATCATTTTTTAGCAACAAATAATTGGATCTTATGAACCCTTTCTAGTTAcctatcagattagatcagatcagtcgctcagtcgtgtccaactctttgcgacctcatgaatcacagcacgccaggcctccctgtccatcaccaactcctggagttcactgagactcccgtctgtcgagtcagtgatgccatccagccatctcatcctctgtcgtacccttctcctcctgcccccaatccctcccagcatcagagtcttttccaatgagtcaactcttcgcatgaggtggccaaagtactggagtttcagctttagcatcattcctttcaaagaaatcccaaggctgatctccttcagaatggatctccttgcagtccaagggactctcaagagtcttctccaacaccacagttcaaaagccatcaattcttcggcgctcagccttcttcacagtccaactctcacatccatacatgaccacaggaagaacaatagccttgactagatgaacctttgttggcaaaataatgtgtctgcttttgatgctatctaggttggtcataactttccttccaaggagtaagcgtcttttaatttcatgggtgcagtcaccatctgtagtgattttggagcccagaaaaataaagtctgacactgtttccactgtttccccatctatttcccagaaagtgatgggaccggatgccatgatcttcgttttctgaatgttgagctttaagccaactttttcactctccactttcactttcatcaagagactttttggttcctcttcactttctgccataagggtggtgtcatctgcatatctgaggttattgatatttctcctggcaatctcgattccagtttgtgtttcttccagtccagcatttctcatcatgtactctgcatataagttaaataagcagggtgataatatacagccttgacgtactccttttcctatctggaaccagtctgttgttccatgtccagttctaactgttgcttcctgacctgcatataggtttctcaagaggcagatcaggtggtctggtattcccatctctttcagaattttccacagtttattgtgatccacacagtcaaaggctttggcatagtcaataaagcagaaatagatgtttttctggaactctcttgctttttccatgatccagcggatgttggcaatttgttctctggttcctctgccttttctaaaaccagcttgaacatcaggaagttcacggttcatgtattgctgaagcctggcttggagaattttgagcattactttactagcgtgtgagatgagtgcagttgtgcggtagtttgagccttctttggcattgcctttctttgggattggaatgaaaactgacgttttccagtcctgtggccactgctgagttttccaaatttgctggcatattgagtgcagcactttcacagcatcatctttcaggatttggaatagctcaactggaattccatcacctccactagctttgttcgtagtgatgctttctaaggcccacttgacttcacattccaggatgtctggctctaggtcagtgatcacaccatcgtgattatctgagtcgtgaagatcttttttgtacagttcttctgtgtattcttgccatctcttcttaatatcttctgcttctgttaggtccataccatttctgtcctttatcgagcccatctttgcatgaaatgttcctttggtatctctgattttcttgaagagatccctagtctttcccattctgttgttttcctctatttctttgcattgatcgctgaagaaggctttcttatctcttcttgcttgaTCATGTCCAATTTTACATAGTAGGTAAAACAGTAGGTTATTTTTCATACAAACCATTTAGGAGGGGTGACAGTTGAGTGAAATAGGTGAAggtaggaaaagaaggaaaaatggggaaaaaaatggtttgATAGTCATGATGTTTTCTTATCCGATTATTGGTTTTTTAGGCTTTCTGAAGATTCAAAGATTATAAagatgtattgtttttaaaatttggtttgtAATTACATTTTTTAGTATCTTTACTATGTGTTTAGTATGTTTACTGTGTTCATTATGTTTTCCATTTAGTGCAGGATAGTGGCATAACGTTCTCTCAGTAAGTCTGAATATGCTAGTTTCTTACTTCCTGGCAGCTTCTTTTAACTAACATATTTGAAAGGCTACTCCATTTAAAAGGTCTTGAATAAGTTTATATGATTGACAGTTAAggtgaaatgaaaacagaagtcaTTTATCAGTAAAAgccattttttttcaagtaatggTTTTCAAGATCAGTGCCAGCCTCATGGGTTTGTGAACTGTGCAGTCAGTCACACAGGGCCTTGCTCTTAAACAGGCCCCTTACTTAGTTGGACCATGTACTtagtttaatgctctgctgtcacTATTTTGAAattgttaataattttttttttttttaacaaggagctttatattttcattttgtagtaACCCCTTCCCCCAGATTGATTATATCTCAGATGGCCTGACTGACATTTTGACATAATTCAGGCTAGGGTTCAGTCAGCCTACCTAGAGTGAGCAGAAGTTAAAGATAAGAGATAAGGCAAAAAGCAAATGCAGGTCTTCTGAGAATAGTCAGATTGTATGAAATAAGATCAAGCAAAAATTCATATTCCTTACAATGACCCCTAAGATTCTAAGACCCTACCTGcttctctgacttcatttttctctccCCATCCGCCATGATACTGCCACACTCTTTTTGTTCTGTAAACTCTCCAAACTTTTTGCTGCCTTGATACCTGTTCTCCACCTGGAATTCTGGGTCCCTGTTTTTCTCCTGGCTCATCTATTATGTGGATCTTAGCTGGAATTTAAATTAAATCTCCTGTCTAGTCACATATGATCTGTTACCTTTCGGTATCTGAAACTAGCTcatgttgtttccatttttattatctcccaatgaaacatgtatatgcCATAAAAGCAGAGGCCTTGGCTTATTAGGCATACTGTCATAAGCATTTAGGACAAGGGGTACATAGGATTGCATTGCTTACCAAGCAGAGGGCAGTCAGTCTCAGGAAACTTGTGTGAGCAGTAAGCTGTTGGTCTAATTATCTCCTTTCAAGAAGCCTAGAACTGCTTCTTTGAAGCAATTATCTGTTGTTTCCCACTGGTTTGGGCTGTGGCTTGCATGTTGCTATCCTTGCAACTTCAAGACAAATGAGTTGCATTGCTgatgggcttcagttcagttcagttgcaaagttgtgtcctactccttgcgatcccatggactgcagcatgccaggcctccctgtccatcaccaactctcggagtttactcacactcatgtccattgaatcagtgagaccatccaaccatctcatcctctgtcgtccccttctcctgccttcaatctttgccagcatcagagtcttcagctcttcacatcaggtggccaaaatattggagtttcagcttcagcatcagtccttccaatgaatattcaggactgatttcctttaggatgcactggttggatctccttgcagatcaggggactctcaagagtcttctccaacacgacagttcaaaagcatcaattcttcagtgttcagctttctttatagtccagctctcacatccatacatgactactgggaaaaccatagctttaactaggtggacctttgttagcaaagtaatgtctctgcttttaagtaAGCAGAGGttactaggttggtcataacttttctaccaagaagcaagtgtcttttaatttcatgcagtgattttggagccccccaaaataaagtctgtcactgtttacgtgtttccccatctatttgccatgaagtgatgggactggatgccatgatcttagttttctgaatgttgagctttaagccaactttttcactcccctctttcactttcatcaagaggctctttagttcttcactttctgccatacgagtggtgtcatctgcatatctgaggttattggtatttctcccagaaatcttgattccagcttgtgcttcatccagcccaatgattctcatggtgtactctgcatataagttaaataagcagggtgacaatatacagccttgctgctgctgctaagtcgcttcagtcgtgtctgactctgtgtgaccccatagacggtggcccaccaggctccgccgtccctgggattctccaggcaagaacactggagtgggttgccatttccgtctccagtgcatgaaagtgaaaagtgaaagtgaagtcactca
Coding sequences within it:
- the COX11 gene encoding cytochrome c oxidase assembly protein COX11, mitochondrial gives rise to the protein MGGLWRPAWRRVVFCGWSWSHLGRPTRAAERAEPCLRPGRSGPAGTEQGLRRLGTWRRPSPAEQPARRPKSTNPYTRSQEEDWRRRNKTVLTYMAAAAVGMLGASYAAVPLYRLYCQTTGLGGSAVAGHASDQIENMVPVKDRIIKITFNADVHASLQWNFRPQQTEIYVVPGETALAFYKAKNPTDKPVIGISTYNVVPFEAGQYFNKIQCFCFEEQRLNPQEEVDMPVFFYIDPEFAEDPRMVNVDLITLSYTFFEAKEGHTLPVPGYNSNQQLSPASNL